In Elephas maximus indicus isolate mEleMax1 chromosome 4, mEleMax1 primary haplotype, whole genome shotgun sequence, a genomic segment contains:
- the JCAD gene encoding junctional cadherin 5-associated protein isoform X1: MYSVEDLLISHGYKLSRNLPAPREDSNEGHQPEVTRARAGRSLLNGYENDSAAFAPSKKSLGRGCLGSSESCCGTPRSYREPQSSSAFRASEAGFYNQPPLARSSQLQTGNSQAGWRRRGQEYSGLPGPSDREDLEVRGLAQAHSQPGHLRESPWDVGARTENVTKKAVLEEELRMSGAAKWQNVSLESWNQPRKLGRQMSDGGGEKLFQDLYPLIPGEHALNPQNKGKSQLLPRVLSPESLSCVEMPISLNDRHLPSIPKMPLYPPNCAPNLETTRNTEKGVFIVPLPQPKFGRPLKPPSYELHQQSRGGVENSEYQDGQPIDDLYVPRQEHCGLDSSLEPPVYVPPPSYHSPSPHITNPYLEDAAPRLVCGGRSQQYPPTEKTSASCQRSAGSLGAGNEYGANPRSPHGLPQHPCPTTAHDSFVQYIPFDDPRIRHIKLTHPQGFCEETNLYEKLYSTGPTAPQEPAHGKIQPRGAFLNVQSMTPVAGKEWAPSISDPGPQWLLGRLPRGGEPSDIADQRDNCAMRGEQPDMKGTQHGHSEGHASSPNPQGESTCETITKLKKFETGLQTKKSSKKKKNETVFCLVSIPVKSESHLPEIDTNNNDLKQSADKKNGLDKSPALQEQSLLSMSSTDLELQALTGSMASRTDLEKQGLGEAEEDKQTNDLRFVHPTGHRALKYAGSWPGHQFRDQQTQTSFTEESKNSHLLPSAKPGGSTEAALTPHCLDPTAAGAPTQTALAPSDQKQKSSVHYLKGQTCLSPSTNSAFSRMSSAVNQAPAPKACHSQPHVDVHGRRASPVPKDKVVKGEPTSPCNSQQLFGQFLLKPVSRRPWDLISQLENFNKELQEQKESSHSSSEGSSEESEAEGQQDDCTDSRRENSAFAGYSQAVRGEQWPRMLLPEEPVLRSGRVKSRSKSCSEEQKAAPPSQAVLQAEDSRGELFRSADGNWITGKRNQEVGTRKSQLAVSPGPVKRMMAFRLNDTKPAPLLYPAEPRKPLESQKVTSDTSFVKLSTVVTPEAESGDERETVFPLSLVNKNRGLSAPDLRSMGLHTGQEQSANKSDGSFEKASAIEIPPNESLQERAERILGIEVAVDSLLRASGRGGHNRCPVSDDSAFRPDSPREELLTSSAQPDGPAASKDAFYGRRKCGWTKSPLFVGERDVTRQTPHAYAHSGLEGAITCDALSPEPQPSPLDPESLGQKDSETKPPFRSTLFHFIERSPSVAGSEKRCRNTSKVIESLQEKLASPPRRADPDRLMRMREVNSVSRMRLLSSRSTDSTEEAEELKAEGGQGEQPRGFASLNGGDLPRRAAPIPKGIILLEDNGHLAAQSTRKKGDQDFWCPDSYDPSRVERV; the protein is encoded by the coding sequence GTTCTATAATCAACCACCATTAGCGCGGTCCTCTCAGCTGCAGACTGGGAACAGCCAAGCTGGTTGGAGAAGAAGGGGACAGGAGTACAGTGGCTTGCCAGGTCCGAGCGACCGAGAGgacctggaggtcagaggattGGCCCAAGCCCACAGCCAGCCTGGCCACTTGAGGGAGAGCCCATGGGATGTCGGAGCAAGGACAGAGAATGTGACAAAGAAGGCAGTTTTGGAAGAAGAGCTGAGAATGTCGGGTGCTGCCAAGTGGCAGAATGTAAGCCTGGAAAGCTGGAACCAGCCACGGAAGTTGGGGAGGCAGATGTCTGATGGTGGTGGGGAGAAGTTGTTTCAAGATCTGTATCCACTCATTCCAGGGGAACACGCACTGAATCCTCAAAACAAAGGGAAATCCCAGTTGTTGCCTAGAGTTCTTTCCCCTGAGAGCCTGAGTTGTGTGGAAATGCCGATCTCGCTAAATGATAGACATTTACCCAGTATCCCTAAGATGCCACTGTATCCTCCAAACTGTGCACCAAATTTGGAAACCACAAGGAACACCGAGAAGGGTGTCTTCATTGTTCCTTTACCACAACCTAAGTTTGGGAGACCCCTCAAGCCTCCATCTTATGAGCTACACCAGCAATCCAGGGGGGGAGTGGAAAACAGTGAATACCAGGATGGCCAGCCGATAGATGACCTGTATGTTCCCAGGCAGGAACACTGTGGGTTGGACTCCAGTTTGGAGCCTCCAGTCTATGTGCCTCCTCCATCGTACCATTCACCCTCCCCACACATCACAAACCCATACCTGGAAGATGCAGCGCCCAGACTTGTGTGTGGGGGTCGCAGTCAGCAGTACCCCCCGACCGAGAAGACCAGTGCCAGTTGCCAGCGTTCTGCTGGCTCCCTGGGAGCTGGGAACGAGTACGGTGCAAACCCACGCTCTCCTCACGGGCTTCCCCAACACCCCTGTCCCACCACTGCTCATGACAGCTTTGTTCAGTACATTCCCTTTGACGACCCACGCATACGACATATTAAACTAACTCACCCCCAAGGCTTCTGTGAAGAAACCAATCTTTATGAGAAGTTGTATAGCACTGGGCCCACTGCTCCCCAGGAGCCAGCTCATGGGAAAATACAACCTCGCGGTGCCTTTTTGAACGTGCAAAGCATGACACCCGTAGCCGGGAAGGAGTGGGCTCCTTCCATTTCTGATCCTGGCCCCCAGTGGCTCCTGGGCCGGCTCCCCAGGGGTGGAGAACCCAGTGACATTGCTGACCAAAGAGACAACTGTGCTATGAGAGGAGAGCAGCCTGACATGAAAGGCACCCAGCACGGACACTCAGAAGGCCACGCATCCTCCCCAAACCCACAGGGCGAGAGTACCTGCGAAACCATAACCAAGCTCAAAAAGTTTGAAACTGGGCTCCAGACCAAGAaaagttcaaagaaaaaaaagaacgagACCGTATTTTGCTTGGTTTCCATCCCAGTTAAATCCGAATCACATCTGCCAGAGATAGATACGAACAACAATGACTTAAAGCAGAGCGCCGATAAAAAGAATGGGCTTGATAAGAGCCCAGCGTTGCAAGAACAAAGTCTCCTGAGCATGTCTTCCACCGACCTGGAGCTGCAGGCACTGACAGGAAGCATGGCCAGCAGAACAGACCTAGAAAAACAAGGTCTGGGGGAAGCAGaagaagacaaacaaacaaatgacctCAGATTCGttcaccctacaggacacagagcGCTCAAGTATGCTGGCTCCTGGCCAGGACACCAGTTCAGAGACCAGCAAACGCAAACCAGTTTCACTGAAGAATCCAAAAACTCCCATCTCCTGCCCAGTGCGAAACCAGGAGGTTCGACTGAAGCGGCACTGACTCCCCATTGTTTAGACCCCACTGCCGCCGGTGCCCCGACGCAGACAGCATTAGCTCCCAGTGACCAAAAGCAGAAGTCAAGTGTTCATTACTTAAAAGGTCAAACATGCCTCAGCCCATCGACCAACAGTGCTTTCTCCAGGATGTCCTCCGCCGTGAATCAGGCCCCTGCACCCAAAGCATGCCATAGTCAGCCCCACGTGGACGTCCATGGACGCAGAGCCAGCCCTGTGCCCAAGGACAAGGTGGTGAAGGGCGAACCGACTAGTCCATGCAACAGTCAGCAGCTATTTGGTCAGTTTCTTTTGAAACCCGTGAGCCGTCGTCCCTGGGATTTAATAAGTCAACTAGAAAATTTTAACAAGGAGCTTCAAGAGCAGAAAGAGAGCAGTCACAGTAGCAGTGAAGGTAGCAGTGAAGAGAGTGAGGCAGAGGGCCAGCAGGATGACTGTACCGACTCCAGACGGGAGAATTCCGCATTCGCTGGATACAGCCAGGCAGTGAGGGGGGAGCAGTGGCCAAGGATGCTGCTGCCAGAGGAGCCTGTGCTGAGGTCGGGAAGAGTGAAAAGTAGGTCCAAGAGCTGTAGTGAGGAGCAGAAGGCTGCCCCTCCATCCCAGGCTGTTTTGCAGGCAGAGGATAGCAGAGGGGAATTGTTCAGGTCGGCAGATGGAAACTGGATCACAGGGAAGAGAAACCAGGAGGTTGGAACTAGAAAAAGCCAGCTAGCAGTCAGCCCAGGTCCGGTGAAAAGAATGATGGCATTTAGATTAAACGACACAAAACCAGCCCCCCTACTCTACCCAGCTGAACCGAGGAAGCCACTGGAAAGCCAGAAAGTTACCAGTGATACAAGTTTTGTGAAACTGAGCACAGTGGTCACTCCAGAGGCAGAGAGCGGGGACGAGAGGGAGACAGTGTTTCCACTGTCTCTTGTGAACAAAAACCGAGGACTCTCAGCACCAGACTTGCGGTCCATGGGGCTTCATACAGGCCAAGAGCAGAGTGCCAACAAGTCAGATGGCTCTTTCGAAAAAGCAAGTGCAATAGAAATCCCCCCAAATGAGTCCCTTCAAGAAAGGGCTGAGCGGATCCTGGGCATCGAGGTTGCCGTGGACTCCCTCCTGCGGGCCAGCGGGAGAGGTGGACACAACCGGTGCCCTGTGTCTGACGATAGTGCCTTCAGGCCAGATTCACCCAGGGAAGAGCTGCTGACCAGCTCAGCCCAGCCAGATGGCCCCGCAGCATCCAAAGACGCCTTTTATGGCCGGAGAAAATGTGGCTGGACCAAAAGTCCTCTCTTTGTAGGGGAGAGAGACGTGACTAGACAGACTCCCCATGCGTATGCCCACTCAGGTCTGGAGGGGGCCATCACCTGTGATGCCCTCAGCCCTgagccccagcccagccccctgGACCCCGAGTCCTTGGGTCAGAAGGACTCGGAGACAAAACCACCCTTCAGGTCCACTTTGTTCCATTTCATCGAGAGGAGCCCAAGCGTGGCAGGCTCAGAAAAGAGGTGCAGAAACACTTCCAAAGTGATTGAAAGTTTGCAAGAGAAACTAGCCTCCCCTCCAAGGAGAGCAGACCCTGACCGCTTGATGAGAATGAGAGAGGTGAATTCTGTGTCCAGGATGAGGCTCCTGAGCTCCAGGAGCACCGATTCCACAGAGGAGGCTGAGGAACTGAAGGCAGAAGGAGGCCAGGGGGAGCAGCCAAGAGGGTTTGCATCCCTCAACGGCGGGGACCTGCCGAGGAGAGCAGCCCCCATCCCCAAGGGCATCATCTTGCTGGAGGACAACGGGCATCTGGCAGCACAGAGCACAAGGAAGAAAGGTGATCAAGACTTCTGGTGCCCAG
- the JCAD gene encoding junctional cadherin 5-associated protein isoform X2, protein MYSVEDLLISHGYKLSRNLPAPREDSNEGHQPEVTRARAGRSLLNGFYNQPPLARSSQLQTGNSQAGWRRRGQEYSGLPGPSDREDLEVRGLAQAHSQPGHLRESPWDVGARTENVTKKAVLEEELRMSGAAKWQNVSLESWNQPRKLGRQMSDGGGEKLFQDLYPLIPGEHALNPQNKGKSQLLPRVLSPESLSCVEMPISLNDRHLPSIPKMPLYPPNCAPNLETTRNTEKGVFIVPLPQPKFGRPLKPPSYELHQQSRGGVENSEYQDGQPIDDLYVPRQEHCGLDSSLEPPVYVPPPSYHSPSPHITNPYLEDAAPRLVCGGRSQQYPPTEKTSASCQRSAGSLGAGNEYGANPRSPHGLPQHPCPTTAHDSFVQYIPFDDPRIRHIKLTHPQGFCEETNLYEKLYSTGPTAPQEPAHGKIQPRGAFLNVQSMTPVAGKEWAPSISDPGPQWLLGRLPRGGEPSDIADQRDNCAMRGEQPDMKGTQHGHSEGHASSPNPQGESTCETITKLKKFETGLQTKKSSKKKKNETVFCLVSIPVKSESHLPEIDTNNNDLKQSADKKNGLDKSPALQEQSLLSMSSTDLELQALTGSMASRTDLEKQGLGEAEEDKQTNDLRFVHPTGHRALKYAGSWPGHQFRDQQTQTSFTEESKNSHLLPSAKPGGSTEAALTPHCLDPTAAGAPTQTALAPSDQKQKSSVHYLKGQTCLSPSTNSAFSRMSSAVNQAPAPKACHSQPHVDVHGRRASPVPKDKVVKGEPTSPCNSQQLFGQFLLKPVSRRPWDLISQLENFNKELQEQKESSHSSSEGSSEESEAEGQQDDCTDSRRENSAFAGYSQAVRGEQWPRMLLPEEPVLRSGRVKSRSKSCSEEQKAAPPSQAVLQAEDSRGELFRSADGNWITGKRNQEVGTRKSQLAVSPGPVKRMMAFRLNDTKPAPLLYPAEPRKPLESQKVTSDTSFVKLSTVVTPEAESGDERETVFPLSLVNKNRGLSAPDLRSMGLHTGQEQSANKSDGSFEKASAIEIPPNESLQERAERILGIEVAVDSLLRASGRGGHNRCPVSDDSAFRPDSPREELLTSSAQPDGPAASKDAFYGRRKCGWTKSPLFVGERDVTRQTPHAYAHSGLEGAITCDALSPEPQPSPLDPESLGQKDSETKPPFRSTLFHFIERSPSVAGSEKRCRNTSKVIESLQEKLASPPRRADPDRLMRMREVNSVSRMRLLSSRSTDSTEEAEELKAEGGQGEQPRGFASLNGGDLPRRAAPIPKGIILLEDNGHLAAQSTRKKGDQDFWCPDSYDPSRVERV, encoded by the coding sequence GTTCTATAATCAACCACCATTAGCGCGGTCCTCTCAGCTGCAGACTGGGAACAGCCAAGCTGGTTGGAGAAGAAGGGGACAGGAGTACAGTGGCTTGCCAGGTCCGAGCGACCGAGAGgacctggaggtcagaggattGGCCCAAGCCCACAGCCAGCCTGGCCACTTGAGGGAGAGCCCATGGGATGTCGGAGCAAGGACAGAGAATGTGACAAAGAAGGCAGTTTTGGAAGAAGAGCTGAGAATGTCGGGTGCTGCCAAGTGGCAGAATGTAAGCCTGGAAAGCTGGAACCAGCCACGGAAGTTGGGGAGGCAGATGTCTGATGGTGGTGGGGAGAAGTTGTTTCAAGATCTGTATCCACTCATTCCAGGGGAACACGCACTGAATCCTCAAAACAAAGGGAAATCCCAGTTGTTGCCTAGAGTTCTTTCCCCTGAGAGCCTGAGTTGTGTGGAAATGCCGATCTCGCTAAATGATAGACATTTACCCAGTATCCCTAAGATGCCACTGTATCCTCCAAACTGTGCACCAAATTTGGAAACCACAAGGAACACCGAGAAGGGTGTCTTCATTGTTCCTTTACCACAACCTAAGTTTGGGAGACCCCTCAAGCCTCCATCTTATGAGCTACACCAGCAATCCAGGGGGGGAGTGGAAAACAGTGAATACCAGGATGGCCAGCCGATAGATGACCTGTATGTTCCCAGGCAGGAACACTGTGGGTTGGACTCCAGTTTGGAGCCTCCAGTCTATGTGCCTCCTCCATCGTACCATTCACCCTCCCCACACATCACAAACCCATACCTGGAAGATGCAGCGCCCAGACTTGTGTGTGGGGGTCGCAGTCAGCAGTACCCCCCGACCGAGAAGACCAGTGCCAGTTGCCAGCGTTCTGCTGGCTCCCTGGGAGCTGGGAACGAGTACGGTGCAAACCCACGCTCTCCTCACGGGCTTCCCCAACACCCCTGTCCCACCACTGCTCATGACAGCTTTGTTCAGTACATTCCCTTTGACGACCCACGCATACGACATATTAAACTAACTCACCCCCAAGGCTTCTGTGAAGAAACCAATCTTTATGAGAAGTTGTATAGCACTGGGCCCACTGCTCCCCAGGAGCCAGCTCATGGGAAAATACAACCTCGCGGTGCCTTTTTGAACGTGCAAAGCATGACACCCGTAGCCGGGAAGGAGTGGGCTCCTTCCATTTCTGATCCTGGCCCCCAGTGGCTCCTGGGCCGGCTCCCCAGGGGTGGAGAACCCAGTGACATTGCTGACCAAAGAGACAACTGTGCTATGAGAGGAGAGCAGCCTGACATGAAAGGCACCCAGCACGGACACTCAGAAGGCCACGCATCCTCCCCAAACCCACAGGGCGAGAGTACCTGCGAAACCATAACCAAGCTCAAAAAGTTTGAAACTGGGCTCCAGACCAAGAaaagttcaaagaaaaaaaagaacgagACCGTATTTTGCTTGGTTTCCATCCCAGTTAAATCCGAATCACATCTGCCAGAGATAGATACGAACAACAATGACTTAAAGCAGAGCGCCGATAAAAAGAATGGGCTTGATAAGAGCCCAGCGTTGCAAGAACAAAGTCTCCTGAGCATGTCTTCCACCGACCTGGAGCTGCAGGCACTGACAGGAAGCATGGCCAGCAGAACAGACCTAGAAAAACAAGGTCTGGGGGAAGCAGaagaagacaaacaaacaaatgacctCAGATTCGttcaccctacaggacacagagcGCTCAAGTATGCTGGCTCCTGGCCAGGACACCAGTTCAGAGACCAGCAAACGCAAACCAGTTTCACTGAAGAATCCAAAAACTCCCATCTCCTGCCCAGTGCGAAACCAGGAGGTTCGACTGAAGCGGCACTGACTCCCCATTGTTTAGACCCCACTGCCGCCGGTGCCCCGACGCAGACAGCATTAGCTCCCAGTGACCAAAAGCAGAAGTCAAGTGTTCATTACTTAAAAGGTCAAACATGCCTCAGCCCATCGACCAACAGTGCTTTCTCCAGGATGTCCTCCGCCGTGAATCAGGCCCCTGCACCCAAAGCATGCCATAGTCAGCCCCACGTGGACGTCCATGGACGCAGAGCCAGCCCTGTGCCCAAGGACAAGGTGGTGAAGGGCGAACCGACTAGTCCATGCAACAGTCAGCAGCTATTTGGTCAGTTTCTTTTGAAACCCGTGAGCCGTCGTCCCTGGGATTTAATAAGTCAACTAGAAAATTTTAACAAGGAGCTTCAAGAGCAGAAAGAGAGCAGTCACAGTAGCAGTGAAGGTAGCAGTGAAGAGAGTGAGGCAGAGGGCCAGCAGGATGACTGTACCGACTCCAGACGGGAGAATTCCGCATTCGCTGGATACAGCCAGGCAGTGAGGGGGGAGCAGTGGCCAAGGATGCTGCTGCCAGAGGAGCCTGTGCTGAGGTCGGGAAGAGTGAAAAGTAGGTCCAAGAGCTGTAGTGAGGAGCAGAAGGCTGCCCCTCCATCCCAGGCTGTTTTGCAGGCAGAGGATAGCAGAGGGGAATTGTTCAGGTCGGCAGATGGAAACTGGATCACAGGGAAGAGAAACCAGGAGGTTGGAACTAGAAAAAGCCAGCTAGCAGTCAGCCCAGGTCCGGTGAAAAGAATGATGGCATTTAGATTAAACGACACAAAACCAGCCCCCCTACTCTACCCAGCTGAACCGAGGAAGCCACTGGAAAGCCAGAAAGTTACCAGTGATACAAGTTTTGTGAAACTGAGCACAGTGGTCACTCCAGAGGCAGAGAGCGGGGACGAGAGGGAGACAGTGTTTCCACTGTCTCTTGTGAACAAAAACCGAGGACTCTCAGCACCAGACTTGCGGTCCATGGGGCTTCATACAGGCCAAGAGCAGAGTGCCAACAAGTCAGATGGCTCTTTCGAAAAAGCAAGTGCAATAGAAATCCCCCCAAATGAGTCCCTTCAAGAAAGGGCTGAGCGGATCCTGGGCATCGAGGTTGCCGTGGACTCCCTCCTGCGGGCCAGCGGGAGAGGTGGACACAACCGGTGCCCTGTGTCTGACGATAGTGCCTTCAGGCCAGATTCACCCAGGGAAGAGCTGCTGACCAGCTCAGCCCAGCCAGATGGCCCCGCAGCATCCAAAGACGCCTTTTATGGCCGGAGAAAATGTGGCTGGACCAAAAGTCCTCTCTTTGTAGGGGAGAGAGACGTGACTAGACAGACTCCCCATGCGTATGCCCACTCAGGTCTGGAGGGGGCCATCACCTGTGATGCCCTCAGCCCTgagccccagcccagccccctgGACCCCGAGTCCTTGGGTCAGAAGGACTCGGAGACAAAACCACCCTTCAGGTCCACTTTGTTCCATTTCATCGAGAGGAGCCCAAGCGTGGCAGGCTCAGAAAAGAGGTGCAGAAACACTTCCAAAGTGATTGAAAGTTTGCAAGAGAAACTAGCCTCCCCTCCAAGGAGAGCAGACCCTGACCGCTTGATGAGAATGAGAGAGGTGAATTCTGTGTCCAGGATGAGGCTCCTGAGCTCCAGGAGCACCGATTCCACAGAGGAGGCTGAGGAACTGAAGGCAGAAGGAGGCCAGGGGGAGCAGCCAAGAGGGTTTGCATCCCTCAACGGCGGGGACCTGCCGAGGAGAGCAGCCCCCATCCCCAAGGGCATCATCTTGCTGGAGGACAACGGGCATCTGGCAGCACAGAGCACAAGGAAGAAAGGTGATCAAGACTTCTGGTGCCCAG